The proteins below come from a single Ruegeria sp. SCSIO 43209 genomic window:
- a CDS encoding N-acetylmuramic acid 6-phosphate etherase, with protein MTKPVTEQLHQDAIGLDARPLTEVAELLARSQADAAAAPLSSLPNLCAGAKAMAQSIRSGGVLRYLAAGSSGLMAASDALELGGTFSIPARQIRIHMAGGLPSGVEMPGDVEDATDGLARDLTDLSAKDTLITVSASGTTPYTTAAARIARDRGATVIGIANNGGTELLQLSDHPILLSTPPELISGSTRMGAGTAQKIALNMLSTLMAMELGHIQDGMMINLRADNDKLRARANGIVCQLTGVSSAQATKALTAAEGNLKCAALLAVGAGSLDAAQAMLSNTDDHLRPALERMKQNQETINLGDIK; from the coding sequence GTGACCAAGCCAGTTACCGAACAGCTACATCAAGACGCGATCGGACTTGACGCCCGACCGCTGACTGAAGTGGCCGAGCTGCTGGCCCGCTCGCAAGCCGACGCTGCCGCTGCCCCGCTTTCCTCGCTGCCCAACCTCTGCGCAGGCGCAAAAGCTATGGCGCAATCCATCCGATCGGGCGGGGTTTTGCGCTATTTGGCGGCAGGCTCTTCCGGCTTGATGGCCGCCTCGGATGCGCTGGAACTGGGGGGAACTTTTTCGATACCAGCCCGCCAGATTCGCATCCACATGGCAGGTGGATTGCCCTCAGGAGTTGAGATGCCGGGAGATGTCGAAGATGCCACCGACGGCCTTGCCCGAGACCTGACCGATCTTTCTGCCAAAGACACCTTGATCACCGTCTCGGCCAGCGGAACCACACCGTACACAACCGCAGCAGCGCGGATCGCGCGGGACAGAGGCGCCACAGTTATCGGCATTGCCAATAACGGGGGCACCGAACTGTTGCAGCTTTCTGACCATCCAATCCTGCTTTCGACACCACCTGAACTGATCTCGGGCTCTACCCGCATGGGCGCTGGTACAGCGCAGAAAATCGCACTGAACATGCTTTCGACGCTGATGGCGATGGAGCTGGGGCATATTCAGGACGGCATGATGATCAATTTGCGCGCTGACAATGACAAGCTACGCGCCCGAGCCAACGGGATCGTCTGTCAGTTGACCGGTGTTTCCTCCGCGCAGGCTACAAAGGCGTTGACTGCGGCAGAGGGCAACCTCAAATGCGCGGCCCTTTTGGCTGTAGGCGCAGGGTCCCTGGACGCGGCGCAAGCAATGCTAAGCAACACCGACGATCACCTCCGCCCTGCGCTAGAGCGGATGAAACAAAACCAAGAAACCATCAACCTGGGAGATATCAAATGA
- a CDS encoding ABC transporter substrate-binding protein, protein MTRKVLSLALMSTALVTSAYAQEATLTIESWRNDDLALWQEKIIPAFEAENPGIKVIFSPSAPAEYNAVLNSKLEAGSAGDLITCRPFDASLALYESGHLTDLSDLEAMGNFSDVAKSAWQTDDGSASFCVPMASVIHGFIYNKDAFNELGIEVPTTEAEFFAALDKIKEDGTYIPMAMGTNDQWEAATMGYNNIGPNYWKGEEGRQALIKGEQKLTDPQWVAPYATLAKWADYLGDGYEAQTYPDSQNLFTLGRAAVYPAGSWEISGFNTQADFEMGAFKPPVQNAGDTCYISDHTDIGIGMNAASENQEAARTFLAWVASPEFASIFGNALPGFFPLSSTPVELEDPLAKEIVGWRDECESTIRSTYQILSRGTPNLENETWGASVAAIKGAETPEALGQQLQDGLASWYAPHQ, encoded by the coding sequence ATGACACGCAAAGTTCTGAGCCTTGCCTTGATGAGCACGGCGCTGGTCACAAGCGCCTATGCGCAAGAGGCCACTTTGACCATCGAAAGTTGGCGAAACGACGATCTTGCGTTGTGGCAGGAAAAGATCATTCCGGCCTTCGAGGCCGAGAATCCCGGCATCAAAGTAATATTCTCGCCTTCTGCACCGGCAGAATACAATGCTGTCTTGAACTCGAAGCTCGAGGCCGGATCGGCTGGCGATCTGATTACCTGCCGTCCGTTTGATGCCTCGCTTGCGCTATACGAGTCGGGGCACCTGACCGATCTGTCTGATCTTGAGGCCATGGGAAATTTCTCGGACGTGGCCAAATCTGCGTGGCAAACCGATGACGGTTCGGCCAGTTTCTGCGTCCCGATGGCGTCAGTGATTCACGGCTTCATCTACAACAAAGATGCGTTCAATGAGTTGGGCATCGAAGTTCCAACTACCGAAGCTGAGTTCTTTGCCGCCCTCGATAAGATCAAGGAAGACGGTACCTATATCCCGATGGCGATGGGCACCAATGACCAGTGGGAAGCCGCAACGATGGGCTACAACAACATCGGCCCAAACTACTGGAAGGGTGAAGAAGGCCGTCAGGCGCTGATCAAGGGTGAGCAGAAGCTGACCGACCCCCAGTGGGTCGCCCCGTATGCGACACTGGCCAAGTGGGCCGACTATCTCGGCGACGGGTATGAAGCGCAAACCTATCCCGACAGCCAGAACCTGTTCACGCTGGGTCGTGCAGCGGTCTATCCAGCAGGCAGCTGGGAAATCTCGGGCTTCAACACGCAGGCCGATTTCGAAATGGGCGCCTTTAAGCCACCGGTCCAGAACGCGGGCGATACCTGCTATATTTCGGACCACACCGATATCGGCATTGGTATGAACGCCGCGAGCGAGAACCAGGAAGCTGCGCGCACTTTCCTGGCTTGGGTCGCAAGCCCGGAATTCGCCAGCATCTTCGGTAACGCCCTACCTGGTTTCTTCCCGCTGTCCAGCACTCCGGTCGAGCTGGAAGACCCACTGGCCAAGGAAATCGTAGGTTGGCGGGATGAGTGCGAAAGCACAATCCGCTCGACCTACCAAATCCTGTCGCGCGGCACGCCGAACCTCGAAAACGAGACTTGGGGTGCATCCGTTGCAGCCATCAAGGGTGCCGAGACACCCGAGGCACTGGGTCAGCAACTGCAAGACGGTCTGGCCAGCTGGTACGCACCACATCAGTAA
- a CDS encoding carbohydrate ABC transporter permease — protein MQTRRIRWHIAVFLAPAVLVYTAVMIFPLFNTLRLALFSEVDQTRIYVGLQNFRTLFFDPIWSEQFWNALGNNFWFFLIHMLVQNPIGIALAALLSHPRLRFAALYRSAIFIPTILSFVIVGFAWKLILSPLWGIAPSMLDAIGLKSLFAPWLGKEEYALTTLALVSVWQFVGIPMMLIYAALLSIPEEILEAGEIDGITGASAFWKIKLPLIIPSIGIISILTFVGNFNAFDLIYVSQGALAGPDFSTDILGTFMYRTFFGFQLQLGDPHMGSAIAGAMFAIILVGVCIYLFGIQTRMRRYQL, from the coding sequence ATGCAGACCCGCCGCATACGCTGGCACATTGCCGTTTTCCTCGCCCCTGCGGTGCTGGTCTACACGGCAGTGATGATCTTCCCCTTGTTCAACACACTGCGCCTCGCACTGTTCTCCGAGGTTGATCAGACACGTATCTACGTGGGCTTGCAGAATTTCCGCACCCTGTTCTTCGATCCGATCTGGTCCGAGCAGTTCTGGAACGCTTTGGGCAACAACTTCTGGTTCTTCCTGATCCACATGCTGGTTCAGAACCCCATCGGTATCGCTTTGGCCGCGCTTTTGTCGCATCCACGCTTGCGGTTTGCCGCGCTCTATCGGTCCGCAATTTTCATTCCGACCATTCTGAGCTTTGTGATCGTCGGTTTCGCGTGGAAGCTGATATTGTCCCCGCTTTGGGGCATCGCACCTTCAATGCTGGACGCCATTGGTCTGAAGTCGCTGTTTGCACCATGGCTGGGCAAGGAAGAATACGCGCTGACAACACTGGCACTTGTCTCGGTCTGGCAATTCGTCGGCATCCCGATGATGTTGATCTACGCCGCCCTGCTGTCGATCCCCGAAGAGATCCTTGAAGCCGGAGAAATAGACGGCATCACCGGTGCTTCGGCGTTCTGGAAGATCAAGCTGCCGTTGATCATTCCCTCGATTGGCATCATCTCGATCCTGACATTCGTCGGCAATTTCAACGCGTTCGACCTGATCTATGTCTCGCAGGGCGCGCTGGCGGGGCCGGATTTCTCGACCGACATCCTTGGTACCTTCATGTACCGCACGTTCTTCGGCTTCCAACTGCAATTGGGCGACCCGCATATGGGCTCCGCCATCGCTGGCGCGATGTTCGCCATCATTCTCGTGGGTGTCTGCATCTACCTCTTCGGCATCCAGACCCGGATGCGCCGGTATCAACTGTGA
- a CDS encoding carbohydrate ABC transporter permease translates to MNKARHNPLNTAAMHGALILYTLIALFPVFVIIINSFKTRRSIFREPLALPDAESFSLIGYQTVMKQGDFFLYFQNSLIVTVVSLAFVLLFGAMAAFALSEYKFKGNTLMGLYLALGIMIPIRIGTVAILEMMVATGLVNTLWALILVYTAQGLPLAVFILSEFMRQVSDDLKNAGRVDGLSEYTIFFRLVLPLVRPAMATVAVFNMIPIWNDLWFPLILAPAEETKTLTLGSQVFIGQFVTDWNAVLSALSMAILPVLVLYVIFSRQLIRGITSGAVK, encoded by the coding sequence ATGAACAAAGCACGCCATAACCCGCTGAACACGGCCGCCATGCATGGGGCGCTGATCCTCTACACGTTGATCGCCCTCTTCCCGGTCTTCGTGATCATCATCAACAGCTTCAAAACCCGACGCTCGATTTTCCGCGAGCCACTCGCCCTGCCCGATGCCGAAAGCTTCTCGCTGATCGGTTACCAGACGGTGATGAAACAAGGGGATTTCTTCCTTTATTTCCAAAACTCGCTGATCGTGACCGTGGTGTCGCTGGCCTTCGTTCTGCTGTTCGGCGCCATGGCCGCCTTTGCCCTGAGCGAATACAAATTCAAGGGCAACACTCTGATGGGCCTCTATCTGGCGCTTGGGATTATGATCCCGATCCGCATCGGCACCGTGGCGATACTTGAGATGATGGTGGCAACCGGTTTGGTGAACACCCTTTGGGCCCTGATCCTTGTCTATACCGCGCAAGGTCTGCCGCTGGCGGTGTTCATCCTGTCTGAATTCATGCGGCAGGTCTCGGATGATCTGAAGAACGCAGGCCGCGTCGACGGGCTGTCCGAATACACCATATTCTTCCGATTGGTCCTACCGCTGGTCCGCCCCGCCATGGCGACCGTGGCCGTGTTCAACATGATCCCCATCTGGAACGACCTCTGGTTCCCGCTGATCCTTGCCCCGGCCGAGGAAACCAAAACACTGACGCTGGGCAGCCAGGTCTTTATCGGCCAGTTCGTCACCGACTGGAACGCGGTTCTGTCGGCGCTCAGCATGGCGATCCTGCCGGTGCTGGTGCTCTATGTCATCTTCTCGCGCCAACTGATCCGCGGCATCACTTCAGGAGCTGTGAAATGA
- a CDS encoding Gfo/Idh/MocA family protein — MTKVLIAGLGNMGLSHALAHHNHLDAQIVGLVNRSGRVDHPDLSIYPAYSDFHTALAETKPDLVVVATYSDSHADFACAAMEAGAHVFVEKPLATTVADAKRVVAKAIETKRKLVIGYILRHHPSWMRLISEARDLGGPYVFRLNLNQQSSGAEWETHKALMQTTSPIVDCGVHYVDVMCQITDSDPVRVHGMGLRLSDEIAEDMYNYGQFQVVFEDGSVGWYEAGWGPMMSETAFFVKDIVSPNGSVSITDGNKGASADIDGHTKVGGLLVHRPDGDQTIDMPDEPGHQQLCDAEQAYMLRAIAEDIDLTRHMNDAVQSLAICLAADESIRTGQPISLKEART, encoded by the coding sequence ATGACCAAAGTTCTGATCGCCGGCCTCGGCAATATGGGGCTGAGCCACGCTTTGGCCCACCACAACCACCTAGACGCGCAGATTGTTGGGTTGGTGAACCGATCCGGTCGCGTGGATCATCCAGATCTGTCGATCTATCCGGCCTATTCGGATTTTCACACCGCTCTGGCAGAGACCAAGCCCGATCTGGTGGTCGTGGCGACCTACTCCGACAGCCACGCCGATTTCGCCTGCGCGGCGATGGAGGCCGGGGCGCATGTATTTGTCGAAAAGCCGCTAGCGACCACTGTGGCAGATGCCAAACGAGTCGTCGCGAAAGCCATTGAAACCAAACGCAAACTGGTCATCGGCTACATCCTGCGCCATCACCCTTCATGGATGCGCCTTATTTCCGAGGCGCGCGACCTGGGCGGGCCCTACGTGTTCCGGCTGAATCTCAACCAACAAAGCAGCGGGGCCGAGTGGGAAACACACAAAGCTCTGATGCAGACCACCTCGCCCATCGTCGATTGCGGTGTGCATTATGTCGACGTGATGTGTCAGATCACTGACTCCGACCCCGTGCGAGTCCACGGCATGGGCCTGCGCCTAAGCGATGAGATCGCCGAAGACATGTACAACTACGGCCAGTTTCAGGTGGTCTTCGAGGATGGCTCGGTCGGCTGGTATGAGGCCGGTTGGGGCCCGATGATGTCCGAAACCGCGTTCTTCGTGAAAGACATCGTGTCGCCCAACGGCTCGGTCTCGATCACCGATGGCAACAAGGGCGCATCCGCCGATATCGACGGACACACCAAGGTTGGCGGCCTTCTGGTCCATCGCCCCGATGGCGACCAGACAATCGACATGCCCGATGAGCCCGGCCATCAGCAGCTCTGCGATGCCGAACAAGCCTATATGCTGCGCGCCATCGCCGAGGACATCGACCTGACCCGCCATATGAACGACGCCGTGCAATCGCTGGCCATCTGTCTAGCTGCCGATGAAAGCATCCGCACTGGCCAACCCATTTCGCTGAAAGAGGCACGCACATGA
- a CDS encoding ABC transporter ATP-binding protein, producing MTALTLTNVNKSFGTVEVLKDINIEVEDGEFVVFVGPSGCGKSTLLRVIAGLEDVTSGEVRIGGEVMNLTPPSKRGIAMVFQSYALYPHLNVRKNMSLALKQEGQSKQVIEERVAKASKMLNLEPYIDRYPSELSGGQRQRVAIGRAIVREPKLFLFDEPLSNLDAALRMNTRLEIANLHQQLDASMIYVTHDQTEAMTLADKIVVLRDGRVEQVGSPMELYNNPANQFVAGFLGAPSMNFFPASVIGDSADTTLGIRPEDLYLSDEGPLTANVTHVEHLGGDTNVIAMMQDHQITARLFGQHQVNAGESVHFGYAQDRTYRFNQQGARLT from the coding sequence ATGACCGCCCTGACGCTGACAAACGTGAACAAGTCCTTCGGCACTGTCGAGGTACTGAAAGATATTAACATCGAAGTCGAAGACGGAGAATTTGTCGTCTTCGTCGGCCCCTCCGGCTGCGGCAAGTCCACCCTGCTACGCGTGATCGCGGGGCTGGAGGACGTGACTTCGGGCGAAGTGCGCATTGGCGGAGAGGTGATGAACCTTACGCCCCCCTCGAAACGCGGCATCGCGATGGTGTTCCAAAGCTATGCACTCTATCCCCACCTGAATGTGCGCAAGAACATGTCGCTGGCACTGAAACAGGAAGGCCAGAGCAAGCAGGTCATCGAAGAACGCGTCGCCAAGGCCAGCAAGATGCTGAACCTTGAGCCCTATATCGACCGTTACCCCTCGGAACTATCCGGCGGACAACGCCAACGCGTCGCTATCGGCCGCGCCATTGTGCGTGAACCCAAATTGTTTCTGTTTGACGAACCTTTATCCAATCTGGACGCCGCCCTGCGTATGAATACGCGACTGGAAATCGCCAACCTGCATCAGCAGCTCGATGCATCGATGATCTATGTAACCCATGACCAGACCGAGGCGATGACGCTCGCTGACAAGATCGTCGTCCTGCGCGACGGGCGCGTTGAACAGGTTGGCAGCCCGATGGAGCTATATAATAACCCCGCCAACCAGTTCGTCGCGGGTTTCCTTGGCGCTCCGTCGATGAATTTCTTCCCCGCCAGCGTAATCGGCGACAGCGCGGACACAACATTGGGCATCCGCCCAGAGGACTTGTACTTATCCGACGAAGGCCCCCTGACCGCGAACGTGACACATGTTGAGCATCTGGGCGGAGACACAAACGTGATCGCGATGATGCAAGACCACCAGATCACCGCGCGCCTGTTCGGCCAGCATCAGGTCAACGCTGGTGAATCCGTCCATTTCGGCTACGCCCAGGATCGAACCTATCGCTTCAACCAACAGGGCGCCCGTCTCACCTGA
- a CDS encoding DsbA family oxidoreductase: protein MPSPDPRPTVQIDVVSDVVCPWCIVGFRQLDAALKQENVLARLRWHPFELNPSMGPEGQNLREHIAEKYGSTPEQSQQARERLTALGTELGFTFNFTDDSRIVNTFAAHQLLDWAETQGRQHPLKLTLFETYFTKQQDVSDVEVLMGAVETAGLNPEAARTALESGAHAQPVREKQDFWTSRGISGVPSMVFGGKYLLTGAQGTDTYAQVLQRCLAEAA, encoded by the coding sequence ATGCCCTCGCCCGATCCCCGCCCTACAGTGCAGATTGATGTCGTCTCGGATGTGGTCTGTCCGTGGTGTATTGTCGGCTTTCGTCAACTCGATGCCGCGCTGAAGCAAGAGAATGTGCTGGCCCGATTGCGCTGGCATCCGTTCGAACTGAACCCCAGCATGGGCCCCGAGGGGCAGAACCTGCGGGAGCATATTGCCGAGAAATATGGCTCGACGCCCGAACAAAGCCAGCAGGCGCGCGAGCGTTTGACTGCGTTGGGTACTGAACTTGGGTTCACTTTCAATTTCACTGATGACAGCAGAATCGTGAACACCTTTGCCGCGCATCAACTGCTTGACTGGGCGGAAACACAGGGGCGTCAGCATCCGCTGAAACTGACCCTGTTCGAAACCTATTTCACCAAGCAACAGGATGTCTCTGACGTCGAAGTGTTGATGGGCGCGGTCGAGACGGCCGGGCTCAACCCGGAGGCGGCGCGAACCGCACTTGAATCAGGTGCGCATGCCCAACCGGTGCGTGAAAAACAAGATTTCTGGACCAGCCGGGGTATCTCGGGCGTGCCTTCGATGGTGTTTGGAGGGAAATATCTGCTGACCGGCGCACAGGGCACGGACACTTATGCGCAGGTCCTGCAACGCTGCCTGGCCGAGGCCGCCTGA
- the lipB gene encoding lipoyl(octanoyl) transferase LipB, with protein MEWKTTDGLIDYDEATAFMEARVAAIAAGEADECIWLLEHPPLYTAGTSAKREDLTDPDRFPVYESKRGGQYTYHGPGQRVVYVMLDVGKRGHDVRRFVQQLEAWVIAALAEFNVTGEIRDGRVGVWVQRQDKPLTITGQPAEDKIAAIGIRLRKWISFHGISINVEPNLSDFTGIVPCGIQEHGVTSLVDLGLPVTMDDVDVALKKTFDEVFATEGA; from the coding sequence ATGGAATGGAAGACTACCGACGGGCTGATCGACTACGACGAGGCCACTGCCTTCATGGAGGCGCGCGTTGCCGCGATTGCAGCGGGTGAGGCGGACGAATGCATTTGGCTGTTGGAACACCCGCCGCTTTATACCGCTGGGACTTCTGCCAAGCGAGAAGATCTGACCGATCCGGATCGCTTTCCGGTCTATGAAAGCAAGCGCGGTGGACAGTACACCTATCACGGCCCCGGTCAGCGCGTTGTTTACGTCATGCTTGATGTGGGCAAACGCGGTCATGATGTGCGCCGCTTTGTGCAGCAGCTTGAGGCATGGGTGATTGCGGCTCTGGCCGAGTTCAATGTCACCGGTGAGATCCGCGACGGCCGCGTGGGCGTCTGGGTGCAACGGCAAGACAAGCCGCTGACGATCACCGGCCAGCCAGCCGAGGACAAGATCGCGGCCATCGGCATTCGCCTGCGGAAATGGATCAGCTTTCACGGCATCTCAATCAATGTCGAACCGAACCTGTCCGATTTCACCGGTATCGTGCCCTGCGGTATTCAGGAACACGGGGTGACCTCACTGGTCGATCTTGGGTTGCCGGTGACCATGGATGACGTCGATGTTGCGCTAAAAAAGACCTTTGATGAGGTCTTCGCCACCGAGGGCGCCTAG
- a CDS encoding cation diffusion facilitator family transporter, which yields MAHQHSHKGHSHAHVDPQAGDARVAWAIAVNMFLTLAQVVGGVISGSLALIADALHNLSDAIALVIAFFARKIARRPANARMSFGYGRAEVVAALVNYTTLIVLSVYLLYEGVMRFVEPEPVNGWIVVWIAGIALVVDLVTAMLTYSMSKDSMNIRAAFLHNVADALGSVAVIVAGTAVIVFNWTWVDPAVTIMISLYILWHVKSEIGETIRVLMLGAPTELDPEEVATAIEGVSGVAGVHHIHLWSMQEREPALSAHLVIKPDAQDSAEDIRVMVKQVLQNKFGLGHVTLEIEASGHACVGSTRFGHQQI from the coding sequence ATGGCTCATCAGCATTCCCACAAAGGGCACAGCCACGCGCATGTTGATCCGCAGGCCGGAGATGCGCGCGTTGCCTGGGCCATCGCGGTCAATATGTTCTTGACGCTGGCACAGGTTGTGGGCGGGGTTATTTCAGGTTCGCTCGCCTTGATTGCGGACGCCTTGCACAACCTGTCAGATGCGATTGCGCTGGTCATCGCATTCTTTGCCCGCAAGATCGCTCGTCGACCCGCAAACGCGCGTATGAGTTTCGGGTATGGCCGGGCCGAGGTTGTAGCGGCGCTGGTTAACTACACAACACTGATCGTTCTGTCGGTCTATCTGCTGTACGAAGGCGTAATGCGGTTTGTCGAGCCCGAGCCGGTTAATGGCTGGATCGTTGTCTGGATCGCTGGGATCGCATTGGTCGTCGACCTTGTCACCGCTATGCTGACCTATTCCATGTCCAAGGACAGCATGAATATTCGTGCGGCATTCCTGCACAATGTGGCCGATGCATTGGGGTCCGTCGCCGTGATTGTCGCAGGTACCGCTGTAATTGTCTTCAACTGGACTTGGGTCGACCCAGCGGTCACCATCATGATCTCACTTTACATCCTTTGGCACGTCAAATCCGAGATCGGTGAAACCATACGCGTTCTGATGTTGGGCGCGCCAACAGAATTGGATCCGGAAGAGGTCGCCACAGCCATTGAAGGCGTATCGGGCGTGGCAGGAGTTCACCACATCCATCTGTGGAGCATGCAGGAGCGTGAGCCCGCGCTGTCGGCGCATCTGGTCATCAAACCCGACGCACAAGATAGTGCCGAGGATATCCGGGTGATGGTCAAGCAGGTTCTGCAGAACAAGTTTGGGCTTGGTCATGTTACGCTTGAAATCGAAGCCAGCGGGCACGCTTGCGTCGGATCAACCCGATTTGGGCATCAACAGATTTAG
- a CDS encoding HIT family protein, whose translation MTAYDPENVFAKILRGEIPSNRVYEDDDTVALMDIMPRADGHLLVIPKTSCRNMLDATPEQLAAVMATVQKMAHAVKEAFDADGVTVQQFNEAAGGQEVFHLHVHVLPRHEGVSIRPPGKMGDFDLIAQHADKIRAALT comes from the coding sequence ATGACCGCTTATGATCCCGAAAATGTCTTTGCCAAGATCCTGCGCGGAGAAATCCCGTCAAACCGTGTGTATGAAGACGACGACACCGTCGCGCTGATGGATATCATGCCCCGGGCGGACGGGCACTTGTTGGTGATCCCCAAAACCTCCTGTCGCAACATGCTGGATGCAACGCCCGAGCAACTGGCAGCGGTGATGGCGACGGTACAGAAGATGGCTCACGCTGTGAAAGAAGCGTTTGACGCTGATGGCGTCACCGTTCAGCAATTCAATGAGGCCGCAGGCGGGCAAGAGGTATTTCACCTTCATGTGCATGTATTGCCGCGCCACGAGGGCGTCTCGATACGCCCGCCCGGAAAAATGGGCGATTTTGACCTGATTGCTCAACACGCCGACAAGATCCGCGCGGCACTGACCTGA
- the ctaD gene encoding cytochrome c oxidase subunit I produces MADAAIHGHEHEDQRGFFTRWFMSTNHKDIGILYLVFSALAGLISVLMTVYMRLELMHPGVQYMCLEGFMADPCTPNGHLWNVMITYHGVLMMFFVVIPALFGGFGNYFMPLQIGAPDMAFPRMNNLSFWLYVAGTSLGVASLLSPGGNDQLGSGVGWVLYPPLSTTEGGMSMDLAIFAVHVSGASSILGAINMITTFLNMRAPGMTLFKVPLFSWSIFVTSWLILLSLPVLAGAITMLLMDRNFGFTFFDPAGGGDPILYQHILWFFGHPEVYIVILPGFGIISHVIATFARKPIFGYLPMVWAIIAIGVLGFVVWAHHMYTVGMSLRQQAYFMLATMVIAVPTGVKVFSWIATMWGGSIEFKTPMLFAFGFLFLFTVGGVTGVVLSQAGVDRAYHDTYYVVAHFHYVMSLGAVFAIFAGVYFYFSKMTGRQYSEFWGKVHFWLFFIGANLTFFPQHFLGRQGMPRRYIDYPEAFAQWNFVSSIGAFISFASFLLFFGIVIYALLRGAKETRPNPWNEYADTLEWTLPTPPPEHTFEQLPKQEDWDKGHAH; encoded by the coding sequence ATGGCAGACGCAGCCATTCATGGTCACGAGCATGAAGATCAGCGCGGCTTTTTCACCCGCTGGTTCATGTCGACCAACCACAAGGACATCGGGATTCTCTACCTGGTCTTTTCGGCCCTTGCCGGTCTGATCTCGGTTCTGATGACTGTCTATATGCGGCTCGAACTGATGCACCCCGGTGTTCAGTATATGTGCCTCGAAGGGTTCATGGCCGATCCATGTACCCCCAACGGTCACCTCTGGAACGTAATGATCACCTATCACGGTGTTCTGATGATGTTCTTCGTGGTCATCCCTGCCCTGTTCGGCGGTTTTGGCAACTATTTCATGCCGTTGCAGATCGGTGCGCCGGATATGGCGTTCCCGCGGATGAACAACCTGTCCTTCTGGCTGTATGTCGCTGGCACCTCGCTGGGCGTCGCCTCGCTGCTCAGCCCCGGTGGTAATGACCAGCTTGGTTCAGGTGTAGGCTGGGTTTTGTATCCACCGCTGTCGACGACCGAAGGCGGCATGTCCATGGACCTTGCGATCTTCGCCGTGCACGTATCGGGCGCCTCCTCGATCCTCGGCGCGATCAACATGATCACCACCTTCCTGAATATGCGTGCCCCGGGCATGACACTGTTCAAGGTGCCTCTGTTCAGCTGGTCGATCTTCGTCACTTCGTGGCTGATTCTGCTGTCGCTGCCGGTTCTGGCAGGCGCGATCACCATGCTGCTGATGGACCGCAACTTTGGCTTCACCTTCTTTGATCCGGCCGGTGGCGGCGATCCGATCCTGTATCAGCACATCCTTTGGTTCTTTGGCCACCCGGAAGTGTACATTGTGATCCTGCCCGGCTTTGGCATCATCAGCCACGTGATCGCGACCTTCGCGCGCAAACCAATCTTCGGCTACCTGCCGATGGTCTGGGCGATCATCGCGATCGGTGTGCTGGGCTTCGTCGTATGGGCGCACCACATGTACACCGTTGGCATGTCGCTGCGCCAGCAGGCCTACTTCATGCTGGCCACGATGGTCATCGCGGTTCCGACCGGCGTTAAGGTCTTCTCGTGGATCGCGACCATGTGGGGCGGCTCGATCGAGTTCAAAACCCCGATGCTGTTCGCCTTCGGCTTCCTGTTCCTGTTCACCGTTGGTGGTGTGACCGGCGTTGTGCTGTCGCAGGCCGGCGTGGACCGTGCCTATCACGACACCTACTACGTCGTTGCGCACTTCCACTACGTGATGAGCTTGGGTGCCGTCTTCGCGATCTTCGCTGGCGTGTACTTCTACTTCTCGAAGATGACGGGCCGTCAGTATTCCGAGTTCTGGGGCAAGGTTCACTTCTGGCTGTTCTTCATCGGCGCCAACCTGACCTTCTTCCCGCAGCACTTCCTGGGCCGTCAGGGCATGCCACGCCGCTATATCGACTACCCTGAAGCGTTTGCTCAGTGGAACTTCGTTTCGTCGATTGGTGCGTTCATCTCGTTCGCCTCGTTCCTGCTGTTCTTCGGCATCGTGATCTACGCCCTGCTGCGTGGTGCGAAAGAGACACGCCCGAACCCGTGGAACGAATACGCGGATACGTTGGAATGGACCCTGCCCACGCCGCCGCCTGAACACACGTTCGAGCAGCTGCCCAAGCAGGAAGACTGGGACAAGGGCCACGCGCACTAA